A DNA window from Polynucleobacter sp. AP-Titi-500A-B4 contains the following coding sequences:
- a CDS encoding cytochrome c has translation MRLVKIAALLSGVYLSIVAPLSYGQDMSAKLAVCGACHGADGNSTMAGTPSLAGQPKIFLENNLIMIREGIRDIPVMKGQLDGLSDPQIIALAKFYSAQTLKPMPGKRDEALYERGQLLSKQALCGTCHLPDYVGREQMPRLAGQREDYLLHTMRQFRNNQATGRDTIMAASLYGMNDDDLRAIAQYLSQLK, from the coding sequence ATGAGATTGGTAAAAATAGCGGCGTTACTCTCGGGGGTTTATCTCTCGATAGTTGCGCCGCTTTCTTATGGGCAAGACATGAGTGCCAAGTTGGCTGTCTGTGGCGCTTGCCATGGCGCCGATGGCAATTCCACGATGGCAGGTACCCCATCGCTAGCGGGTCAACCTAAGATATTCCTGGAAAACAACCTCATCATGATTCGGGAAGGCATTCGGGATATTCCTGTGATGAAGGGCCAATTGGATGGCTTGAGCGATCCTCAAATTATTGCTCTCGCAAAGTTTTATTCTGCACAAACACTCAAGCCAATGCCAGGTAAGCGTGATGAAGCTTTATATGAGAGAGGGCAACTCCTTTCAAAACAAGCGCTTTGTGGCACATGCCATTTGCCTGATTACGTGGGGCGTGAGCAAATGCCCCGTCTAGCAGGGCAGCGCGAAGATTACTTGCTCCATACCATGCGTCAATTTCGGAATAATCAAGCAACTGGGCGCGACACGATCATGGCGGCCTCCTTGTATGGTATGAACGATGATGACCTTAGGGCTATCGCCCAGTACTTATCCCAATTAAAATAA
- a CDS encoding helix-turn-helix domain-containing protein encodes MNYTHEQVFGHLREASFSAEEAAEYLEISLPTLRRYVQTGRLKPRLIIGRSQLFSSNDLRLLKQKISKE; translated from the coding sequence ATGAACTATACGCATGAGCAAGTATTTGGACATCTAAGAGAAGCATCCTTTTCGGCAGAAGAGGCTGCAGAATATTTAGAGATATCACTTCCCACCTTACGAAGGTATGTTCAAACTGGAAGATTAAAGCCTAGATTAATCATTGGAAGAAGCCAGTTATTTTCAAGCAACGATCTGAGACTACTGAAACAGAAAATCAGCAAAGAATAG
- a CDS encoding HdeD family acid-resistance protein, which produces MADLSVDQIKAIRTNVLGAAAKVPGALIGLGVLFIILGMIGVAGQVLFSLISVNVLGIFLFAGGVLQGAHAFKSTGWKSVSVQLVFAVLYIGAAIYVWAFPIPALEAITLWLAAIFFITGFLRLVSAFQHRHFAEWFWLALSAAISILMGVLIMNSFPSSSLWLPGLLIAIELLLQGWSLLFLGFAAKSLTK; this is translated from the coding sequence ATGGCCGATTTATCTGTAGATCAAATTAAAGCAATTCGTACGAATGTATTAGGTGCAGCGGCAAAAGTTCCAGGCGCCCTCATCGGGCTTGGTGTTTTGTTCATCATTCTTGGCATGATTGGTGTTGCTGGTCAGGTTCTCTTTTCTTTAATCTCTGTCAATGTTCTCGGCATCTTCTTATTTGCGGGCGGCGTACTGCAGGGTGCCCATGCATTTAAATCTACTGGCTGGAAGAGTGTCAGTGTTCAGCTCGTTTTTGCTGTTTTATATATTGGCGCTGCAATCTATGTATGGGCGTTTCCAATTCCAGCGCTAGAGGCAATTACTTTGTGGTTAGCTGCAATCTTCTTTATCACTGGCTTCTTGCGTTTGGTTTCAGCATTTCAGCATCGTCATTTTGCTGAGTGGTTCTGGCTTGCCCTATCCGCGGCGATTTCTATATTGATGGGTGTACTCATCATGAATAGTTTCCCATCATCAAGTTTATGGTTGCCAGGACTCTTAATTGCGATTGAATTGTTGCTTCAGGGTTGGTCATTATTGTTCTTGGGCTTTGCAGCTAAGTCTTTAACAAAATAA
- a CDS encoding TonB-dependent receptor, producing the protein MLEQLRFSANALTLIFLLQSSQAWSQIAPPLNYDQKLNDMVVNATRSGTQLDQMSLNTTILTKEVLESSPDQTIDQVLKNVPGVFLNDVPYYQKDPTGQSINVRGLGYGRTLVLIDGLPANDAFYGTVQWNLVPMSSIESVEFVRGGVSSLYGNYGMGGVININTKTPKNSSQEVSASIGSFATGNVAASKDLVVSDAMQMRFSADYFSSEGFQNYATISPGSPSNIKNGMGTDAVKNSNIRLQNYFKPTQDTNAFLRLGYSTMADLSNNYAIAPNLIQTADVAGGSTTNLDVNKKVQVNVYYQNTNFYKQTANNLTAAPYKPYINANYTDPYSTVGASAQYTHDLKVAGIDQYIIGIDARNISASNQTNTLSSAGAVNSVSYAQGQQNFYGLLGQIKSSASTIPLEATLGARVDAWNSQTPTSYNAGANGSNPVYQGVPNQSKTQLSPTLGLLYKANKNWDLRSAAYQAFHAPSMNNTLRSYGNSVSGYSFANPNLTPETMTGYEVGTDYRWKSGFAQLTAFNNYIQNAIASYKITSANSAYAYSLCSANGIATGTSTGCYIPAGSAYTNVSYYTNQQNLLSRGIELQYHHDVNAQWALDGGYSYTRTVLTWTATTDPTNAQVGGVPMNMANAAITYYPVPQASLTTTVRYVGNSWMATGTLPVPAYAIVGLKANYQVTPQASVFASVVNLLNRQYVTFNIASQASSYQAGMPQAVTVGARITF; encoded by the coding sequence ATGCTTGAGCAACTGCGATTTAGCGCTAATGCGCTGACCCTCATATTTCTTCTGCAATCAAGTCAAGCTTGGTCGCAAATTGCACCGCCCCTGAACTACGATCAAAAACTCAATGACATGGTAGTCAATGCCACGCGTTCTGGCACTCAATTAGATCAAATGTCGCTGAATACGACGATCCTCACTAAAGAAGTCTTGGAGTCATCTCCAGATCAAACAATTGATCAGGTGCTCAAGAATGTGCCAGGTGTGTTTTTAAATGATGTGCCTTATTACCAAAAAGATCCTACAGGCCAAAGTATTAACGTTCGTGGTTTAGGTTACGGTCGCACTCTAGTATTAATTGATGGATTGCCTGCAAATGATGCCTTCTATGGAACGGTACAGTGGAACTTAGTGCCGATGTCTTCGATTGAATCGGTTGAGTTTGTGCGCGGTGGTGTTTCTAGCTTATATGGCAACTACGGTATGGGTGGTGTGATTAATATCAACACTAAAACACCTAAAAATAGTTCTCAAGAAGTATCTGCCAGTATTGGTTCGTTTGCGACGGGTAATGTTGCCGCCTCTAAAGATCTCGTTGTTTCAGATGCGATGCAAATGCGTTTTTCTGCCGATTACTTTTCCAGTGAAGGCTTTCAGAACTACGCTACGATTTCCCCCGGGTCACCTAGCAATATTAAAAATGGCATGGGTACCGATGCGGTCAAGAATTCCAATATCCGTCTCCAAAATTACTTTAAGCCTACGCAAGATACCAATGCGTTCCTGAGATTGGGCTATAGCACGATGGCGGATCTCAGTAATAACTACGCCATTGCCCCAAATTTGATTCAGACGGCAGATGTGGCAGGTGGCTCAACCACCAATCTTGACGTGAATAAAAAAGTTCAGGTGAATGTCTACTATCAAAATACGAACTTTTATAAGCAAACGGCCAATAACTTAACGGCAGCACCTTATAAGCCTTATATCAATGCCAATTACACCGATCCCTACTCAACGGTTGGCGCATCAGCTCAATACACGCATGATTTAAAGGTTGCTGGAATTGATCAATACATTATTGGCATTGATGCCAGAAATATCTCGGCATCTAATCAAACCAATACCCTCAGTAGTGCTGGTGCTGTCAATTCTGTGAGCTACGCACAGGGCCAACAAAATTTTTATGGCCTCTTAGGTCAAATTAAATCGAGTGCAAGCACGATTCCACTCGAAGCAACTTTAGGTGCCCGAGTCGATGCTTGGAATAGTCAAACACCGACTTCATACAATGCGGGCGCCAATGGTTCGAACCCTGTCTATCAGGGAGTGCCGAATCAAAGTAAGACCCAGCTCAGCCCAACCTTAGGCTTGTTATATAAAGCAAACAAAAATTGGGATTTGCGGAGCGCTGCATATCAAGCCTTTCATGCGCCTAGTATGAATAACACATTGCGTAGTTACGGCAATTCAGTTAGTGGATATTCTTTTGCGAATCCAAATTTAACCCCCGAAACGATGACGGGCTACGAAGTAGGAACAGATTACCGTTGGAAGAGTGGCTTCGCTCAGCTCACTGCTTTTAATAACTATATTCAAAATGCGATTGCTAGTTACAAAATTACCAGCGCTAATTCAGCGTATGCCTATAGTCTTTGTAGTGCTAACGGTATAGCTACTGGCACTTCCACAGGTTGTTATATTCCTGCAGGCTCAGCCTATACCAATGTCAGTTACTACACGAACCAACAAAATCTTTTAAGTCGCGGTATTGAGTTGCAGTATCACCATGATGTCAATGCGCAATGGGCTTTGGATGGTGGTTATTCCTATACACGTACTGTATTGACGTGGACTGCGACGACCGACCCAACTAACGCACAAGTTGGCGGTGTACCGATGAATATGGCCAATGCGGCGATTACCTATTACCCAGTACCGCAAGCAAGTCTGACAACCACCGTGCGTTATGTAGGCAACTCTTGGATGGCAACAGGTACTTTACCTGTGCCAGCTTATGCAATTGTTGGCCTTAAGGCTAACTATCAAGTTACCCCTCAGGCATCAGTTTTTGCATCTGTCGTGAACTTATTAAATCGCCAATACGTCACCTTCAATATTGCTTCCCAGGCTTCCTCATATCAGGCGGGCATGCCCCAGGCAGTCACTGTTGGTGCACGCATTACCTTCTAA
- a CDS encoding GMC family oxidoreductase: MTQANTYDYIIIGAGSAGCMLAKRLTENPQKKVLLIEAGKNDNYIWIHIPVGYLYCIDNPRADWRFKTVAEKGLNGRSLLYPRGRVLGGCSSINGMIYMRGQAGDYESWVQATGDDAWSWENALKRYKEFEDYHSDANQWHGKGGEWTVSKQRLRWPIMDRFKDAAVEAGIPASDDFNCGDNFGVGYFDVSQRKGWRLNTSKAFLKDAAKRSNLTVLTEAIVTKLKIDPDTKNCAGVEYRKNGATNEALINASGEVILSAGAIGSVQILERSGIGAAAHLSKLGIPVIADLPGVGENLQDHLQLRMVYKVNGIKTLNTKANSLFGKVMIGLEYLFKRSGPMSMAPSQLGAFAYTSPEQKSANVEYHVQPLSLERFGEDLHSFNAFTASVCNLRPTSRGSVHITSTDPEAPPAIHPNYLSTDEDRKVAAESLRLTRNIVKQSALAPYAPEEYKPGIQHQSDAELIKAAGDIGTTIFHPVGTCKMGRDDDPMAVLDSQLRVRGIHHLRVVDASAMPTITSGNTAAPTMMMAQRVAELLTRE; encoded by the coding sequence ATGACTCAAGCAAATACTTACGACTACATCATTATTGGGGCAGGCAGTGCTGGCTGTATGTTGGCTAAGCGTTTAACTGAAAACCCTCAAAAGAAGGTTTTGTTGATTGAAGCCGGCAAGAACGACAACTACATCTGGATTCATATTCCAGTGGGTTACCTCTACTGCATTGATAACCCCAGAGCAGATTGGCGCTTTAAGACCGTTGCTGAAAAAGGCCTCAATGGTCGCTCATTACTTTATCCCCGCGGTCGCGTGCTCGGTGGTTGCTCATCGATTAACGGCATGATCTATATGCGTGGTCAAGCGGGTGATTATGAATCTTGGGTGCAAGCAACAGGTGATGATGCATGGTCTTGGGAAAATGCCCTCAAGCGCTACAAAGAGTTTGAGGATTATCACAGCGACGCCAATCAATGGCATGGCAAAGGTGGTGAGTGGACAGTATCTAAGCAGCGCTTGCGTTGGCCCATCATGGATCGGTTTAAAGATGCTGCAGTTGAAGCGGGTATTCCAGCATCGGATGACTTCAATTGTGGTGATAACTTTGGCGTAGGTTACTTTGATGTGAGTCAGCGTAAAGGTTGGAGACTCAATACTTCAAAGGCTTTCTTAAAAGATGCCGCCAAGCGTAGCAATCTAACAGTGCTGACTGAAGCGATTGTGACCAAACTGAAAATCGATCCAGACACTAAAAATTGTGCTGGTGTTGAGTATCGCAAGAACGGTGCCACGAATGAAGCATTGATCAATGCAAGTGGTGAAGTTATTTTGAGTGCAGGCGCTATTGGTAGCGTACAAATCTTAGAGCGCTCTGGCATTGGCGCTGCTGCACATTTAAGCAAACTCGGTATCCCAGTGATTGCTGATTTACCAGGTGTTGGTGAAAATCTTCAAGATCATCTGCAGTTGCGTATGGTCTATAAAGTAAATGGCATTAAAACACTGAACACTAAAGCCAATTCTCTATTTGGCAAGGTGATGATTGGTTTGGAATATCTCTTTAAGCGCTCGGGCCCCATGTCGATGGCGCCTTCCCAGCTTGGCGCGTTTGCCTATACTTCTCCGGAGCAAAAGAGCGCCAACGTGGAATATCACGTGCAACCTTTGTCTCTTGAAAGGTTTGGTGAGGACCTGCATTCCTTCAATGCATTTACTGCCAGTGTGTGCAACTTACGACCCACATCGCGCGGTAGTGTGCATATCACCTCGACTGATCCTGAAGCGCCTCCAGCAATTCATCCGAATTACTTATCGACCGATGAGGATCGCAAAGTAGCAGCAGAGTCTTTGCGTTTAACGCGCAATATTGTGAAGCAGTCTGCGCTTGCCCCATATGCGCCGGAAGAATACAAGCCAGGGATACAGCATCAAAGTGATGCAGAGTTAATTAAAGCGGCTGGTGATATCGGCACAACGATTTTTCACCCGGTCGGTACTTGCAAGATGGGGCGTGATGATGACCCAATGGCAGTGCTTGATTCACAGTTGCGAGTTCGGGGCATTCATCATTTACGAGTTGTTGATGCTTCTGCTATGCCAACGATTACCTCCGGCAATACTGCGGCACCCACCATGATGATGGCTCAGCGCGTGGCGGAATTGCTCACGCGTGAATAG
- a CDS encoding sorbosone dehydrogenase family protein, producing the protein MNAMNKPAMNKLIPLAAALLASSLIGLQGCSTNTAAVAEAPKPAAAPAPAWKQGMGADMSTSKLAPLAGKMTATPANEIPLNTLKLPPGFKIEVYATGIPGAREMAMGDNGKIYIGTRAIGRVYEVSDNGKERTSRVVVDKLVQPSGVAYKNGSLYVMAIDKVLRYDGIGKNPNVAPVDLTSKFNLPPEQHHNWKYLAFGPDGKLYVPFGAPCNICELPTPEYAQIRRYNADGSGMEVLATGVRNTQGFDWHPVTKQLWFTNHGRDWMGDDKPNDTLNILAKKGENFGFPYCHEGNMPDDKIIKPNACEGVTKPVALLGAHAAAMGIKFYTGNMFPAEYKNVAFIARKGSWNRNIKSGYDVVTVKADADGKNAKITPFITGFMNPADQSFWGRPTFFMQLPDGSMLLTDEQLGAIYRITYKK; encoded by the coding sequence ATGAACGCAATGAATAAGCCGGCGATGAATAAACTCATCCCACTGGCAGCCGCTTTATTGGCATCCTCACTAATCGGTTTGCAAGGTTGCTCTACTAATACTGCTGCTGTTGCTGAGGCTCCTAAGCCGGCAGCTGCACCAGCGCCAGCATGGAAGCAGGGCATGGGTGCAGATATGTCCACCTCTAAGCTTGCGCCATTGGCTGGCAAGATGACTGCTACCCCAGCAAATGAAATTCCACTCAATACATTGAAATTGCCGCCGGGCTTCAAGATTGAAGTCTATGCAACTGGCATTCCTGGCGCTCGTGAAATGGCTATGGGTGATAACGGAAAGATTTACATCGGTACCCGTGCAATTGGTCGTGTCTATGAAGTTAGCGATAACGGCAAAGAGCGTACCAGCCGAGTTGTAGTGGATAAGTTGGTGCAGCCTTCAGGTGTTGCCTATAAAAATGGATCGCTCTATGTGATGGCGATTGATAAAGTCTTACGCTACGACGGCATTGGCAAAAATCCCAATGTGGCACCAGTCGATCTAACATCTAAGTTCAATTTGCCACCAGAGCAACATCACAACTGGAAATATTTAGCTTTCGGGCCGGATGGTAAGTTGTATGTACCTTTTGGCGCGCCTTGCAATATTTGCGAACTGCCGACACCTGAATATGCTCAGATCCGTCGCTATAACGCAGATGGATCAGGCATGGAAGTATTAGCCACCGGCGTTAGAAATACCCAAGGCTTTGATTGGCATCCCGTTACCAAACAACTCTGGTTTACAAACCACGGCCGCGATTGGATGGGGGATGACAAGCCGAATGACACTCTGAATATCCTCGCCAAAAAAGGTGAAAACTTTGGCTTCCCTTATTGTCATGAAGGCAATATGCCTGATGACAAAATCATTAAGCCAAATGCTTGTGAGGGTGTCACTAAACCTGTTGCCTTATTAGGTGCTCATGCCGCTGCAATGGGTATTAAGTTCTATACCGGCAATATGTTCCCTGCTGAATATAAAAATGTGGCATTTATTGCTCGTAAAGGTTCATGGAACCGCAACATCAAGTCTGGCTATGACGTTGTGACGGTCAAAGCAGATGCTGATGGCAAGAATGCCAAGATCACACCATTCATTACCGGCTTTATGAATCCTGCTGATCAATCATTCTGGGGTCGCCCTACATTCTTCATGCAATTGCCCGATGGCTCTATGTTGCTGACGGATGAGCAGTTGGGTGCTATTTATAGAATTACCTACAAGAAATAA
- the yjgA gene encoding ribosome biogenesis factor YjgA, translated as MHINEKNRTPKLAEEDEGPSKSELKRQMTERQKLAEVLAALSSDALKTIPLDEAIKTAIAETNKIKSFEAIRRHKQYLGKLMRFLDEEELEAIQKRLDAIQGVSKAETAKLHFLESYRDRLIANDETFTKMIEQYPDMDIQNMRTLIRNARREKEQNKPPKAYREIFRVLKEMGL; from the coding sequence ATGCACATTAATGAGAAAAACCGCACTCCCAAGCTTGCTGAGGAAGACGAAGGTCCAAGCAAGTCGGAGTTAAAGCGTCAGATGACTGAACGCCAGAAATTGGCGGAAGTCTTGGCCGCTTTGAGTAGCGATGCCCTCAAAACCATTCCACTGGATGAAGCGATTAAAACAGCGATTGCTGAGACCAACAAGATTAAGAGCTTTGAAGCGATTCGTCGCCACAAGCAATATCTGGGTAAGCTGATGCGCTTTTTAGATGAAGAAGAGCTTGAAGCAATCCAAAAACGTCTCGATGCCATTCAAGGTGTGAGCAAAGCAGAAACTGCAAAGCTGCATTTCCTAGAAAGCTATCGTGATCGACTTATCGCCAATGATGAAACCTTCACCAAAATGATTGAGCAATATCCCGATATGGATATTCAGAATATGCGCACCCTCATTCGTAATGCGCGCAGAGAAAAAGAACAAAATAAGCCGCCCAAAGCTTATCGCGAAATTTTTCGCGTCTTAAAAGAGATGGGCTTGTAA
- a CDS encoding tripartite tricarboxylate transporter substrate binding protein, which translates to MLTSLIQGKRARMLGKLALILSLSVSAVIVNAQSYPNRTVKMIVPLTTGSGADIAGRVVAKSLTETWKQPVIIENRPGAGGLIGTGVVVNADPDGYTLLVQSASYAANPAIYKKLPYDPLKSLIDVAILGQTPYVMITAADGPYQTIRDLVIAAKSKPGEITFASAGVGSSTHLAAEYFNQMMGIKLIHVPYKGSPEAISDTMSGRTAFYMAPLDTAIGQLKGGKVRALGITSKTRNPAVPEIASIAEQGYPNFEIGLWFGVWAPTGTPAAVVKKINTDINQSMQDPEVKTAYESKGIKATPMSPTEFGKFVREEMAKYQKIAKDANIEPQ; encoded by the coding sequence ATGTTGACATCACTAATTCAGGGCAAACGCGCCCGTATGCTTGGCAAGCTCGCTCTGATACTGAGCCTCTCCGTCTCGGCGGTCATAGTCAATGCCCAAAGCTACCCTAATCGCACTGTCAAGATGATCGTGCCTTTAACTACTGGCTCCGGGGCTGACATTGCTGGACGAGTCGTCGCAAAGAGCCTAACCGAGACTTGGAAACAACCTGTCATTATTGAAAATCGTCCTGGTGCTGGCGGACTGATCGGGACAGGTGTTGTAGTCAACGCTGACCCAGATGGTTACACCCTGCTCGTGCAATCGGCTTCCTATGCAGCGAACCCTGCTATTTATAAAAAATTGCCTTATGACCCACTCAAGAGTTTGATTGATGTGGCCATTCTTGGGCAAACACCTTACGTCATGATTACCGCTGCAGACGGCCCTTATCAAACGATTCGTGATTTAGTGATCGCGGCAAAGTCAAAACCTGGTGAGATTACCTTTGCTTCAGCAGGCGTTGGTAGCTCTACTCACCTGGCTGCTGAGTACTTCAATCAAATGATGGGCATCAAACTCATTCATGTTCCCTATAAAGGATCGCCAGAAGCGATTTCTGACACCATGTCAGGCCGCACTGCTTTTTATATGGCACCACTGGATACCGCGATTGGGCAACTCAAAGGCGGTAAGGTGCGCGCCCTCGGTATCACTAGCAAAACGCGTAATCCCGCCGTTCCAGAAATTGCTAGCATCGCTGAACAAGGCTATCCCAATTTTGAGATTGGTCTTTGGTTTGGTGTTTGGGCGCCAACAGGTACTCCAGCTGCAGTAGTTAAAAAGATTAATACCGACATCAACCAATCGATGCAAGATCCTGAAGTCAAAACAGCTTATGAATCCAAAGGCATCAAAGCAACGCCAATGAGCCCAACTGAATTTGGCAAATTTGTTCGCGAAGAAATGGCGAAGTATCAAAAGATTGCCAAAGATGCGAATATTGAACCGCAATAA
- the pcaD gene encoding 3-oxoadipate enol-lactonase has protein sequence MTQLQDTKTVNVNGVDIAYRFDGPQDAPVLLVANSLMANGSMWDWNVPAFADRYRVLRYDKRGHGQSGVVPGPYSIAQLADDAVGLLDALKIEKVHFMGLSIGGMIGQQLGARYPERIRSLSLCNTASEMPPRSLWEDRFQTARSQGLTGLVDGTIGRWFTAPFVERAPQDIEKVRQMILATNVDGYIGCGSAVRDMAQSTMLLKIKAPTLVLSGRHDPACTVDQGIVLNRLIDGSQMVIIEDAAHLSNIEQPTRFNQAVRAFIDSVDDRL, from the coding sequence ATGACCCAATTACAAGATACTAAAACCGTTAACGTAAATGGCGTTGACATTGCCTATCGATTTGATGGCCCCCAGGATGCCCCAGTACTTTTGGTGGCGAATAGTTTGATGGCCAATGGCAGCATGTGGGATTGGAATGTGCCTGCTTTTGCCGATCGCTATCGCGTGCTACGTTATGACAAAAGAGGGCATGGCCAGTCTGGAGTTGTGCCTGGCCCATACAGCATTGCCCAATTAGCTGATGATGCAGTTGGTCTATTGGATGCACTGAAAATTGAGAAGGTGCATTTCATGGGCCTTTCAATTGGCGGGATGATTGGACAGCAATTGGGTGCGCGTTATCCTGAGCGCATTCGCTCACTTTCTCTTTGCAATACTGCTAGTGAAATGCCACCCCGCAGTTTGTGGGAAGACCGTTTTCAAACAGCTCGCTCACAAGGTCTTACTGGTTTGGTGGATGGCACGATTGGCCGCTGGTTCACCGCGCCATTTGTAGAACGCGCTCCACAAGATATTGAAAAAGTGCGTCAAATGATTTTAGCAACCAATGTGGATGGGTATATCGGTTGCGGTAGTGCGGTACGCGACATGGCACAAAGCACGATGTTGCTGAAGATCAAAGCGCCAACACTGGTTCTATCTGGTCGCCATGACCCTGCTTGTACGGTAGATCAAGGTATTGTGCTGAATCGTCTCATTGATGGATCGCAGATGGTTATTATTGAAGACGCAGCGCATTTATCAAATATTGAGCAGCCAACAAGATTTAACCAGGCAGTGCGAGCGTTTATTGATTCAGTGGATGATCGCCTTTAA
- a CDS encoding acyltransferase has product MQVKNHFLLIDFLKVFAALLIILHHLSSYGQIAEDARVVLPGLMTWLFEYGRYAVQIFLVMAGYLAAQSLSRYANAPFSAQGLLKVILNRYLRLFGPYAVALLFTIACAYVARFWVNDEFVGESETLAQFIAHLFLIQGILGLDSISAGAWYIAIDWQLYSVLAILLISFPRYQSVIWIISILAVSSLLFFNRSGNYEAYFIYFIGSYGLGVLAYLAKCFDNQSVNRLVKFSLTLIGIIILISSFQHLWLRNILAWSVAVALLFWGDQTYPNQTNQGILKAIAWASPRSYCAFLIHFAFILLANTVYIACNLHQHESGALAITMMFAVVVLSTIAANYLYRWIEVPSMKLKI; this is encoded by the coding sequence TTGCAAGTCAAAAACCATTTTTTATTAATTGATTTCCTCAAGGTCTTTGCGGCTCTTTTAATTATTCTTCACCATCTGTCGAGCTACGGCCAGATCGCTGAGGATGCACGCGTTGTATTGCCAGGACTAATGACTTGGTTGTTTGAGTATGGGCGCTATGCGGTCCAGATCTTCTTGGTCATGGCGGGTTACTTAGCGGCACAGTCATTAAGTCGCTACGCCAATGCTCCATTTAGCGCTCAAGGTTTATTGAAAGTTATCCTGAATCGTTATTTGCGTTTGTTCGGCCCCTACGCTGTTGCGTTGTTATTTACCATTGCCTGCGCCTATGTTGCGCGCTTTTGGGTGAATGATGAATTCGTGGGTGAATCTGAAACCCTGGCTCAATTTATAGCGCATCTCTTTTTGATCCAAGGCATCCTAGGGTTAGATTCTATTTCTGCGGGCGCCTGGTACATTGCGATTGATTGGCAGTTGTATTCTGTCCTCGCTATTTTGCTGATCTCTTTTCCGCGCTATCAATCTGTGATCTGGATTATTAGCATCCTAGCAGTGAGCTCATTACTATTCTTTAATCGCTCCGGAAATTATGAGGCTTACTTTATTTACTTCATTGGCTCATACGGACTTGGAGTGCTGGCCTATCTGGCCAAGTGCTTTGACAATCAAAGTGTTAATCGATTAGTCAAATTTTCACTGACTCTGATTGGCATCATTATTTTGATTTCTTCGTTTCAACACTTATGGCTCAGAAATATCTTGGCTTGGTCAGTTGCAGTCGCCTTGCTGTTCTGGGGTGATCAAACCTATCCCAATCAGACTAATCAAGGAATCCTCAAAGCCATTGCCTGGGCAAGCCCTCGCTCTTATTGCGCTTTCTTAATTCACTTTGCATTCATCTTGTTGGCCAACACGGTATATATCGCTTGCAACTTGCATCAACACGAGAGTGGGGCGCTGGCAATAACCATGATGTTTGCGGTAGTGGTGCTTAGTACGATTGCGGCAAACTATTTGTATCGATGGATTGAAGTACCATCGATGAAACTCAAAATCTAA